One Helicobacter cetorum MIT 00-7128 DNA window includes the following coding sequences:
- the trpS gene encoding tryptophan--tRNA ligase, whose protein sequence is MQKKRVFSGIQPTGQIHLGNYLGAIKHWVKMQDEYENLFCVVNSHAITLPIEPKFLKAQSYELVKLLLACGIDSNKSGLFIQSEIDEHPALAWLLDCQVSMGEMQRMTQFKDKSLKNPKSVNVGLFNYPILMASDILLYQTDLVPVGEDQKQHLELTRNVAEKFNRDFGECFKVPEPLIAKVGARVMGLDEPSIKMSKSHKGTNHAIFLLDEADVILRKIKKATTDSIGTIKFDENREGIFNLLNIYMLLSNESKENIEERFRDKGYGDFKKELAEVIIQSLKPIQEKYKEISDDEVRMVLNQGVEKARPLAKATYQKAKELMGLI, encoded by the coding sequence ATGCAAAAAAAACGAGTCTTTTCAGGCATTCAGCCAACAGGACAAATCCATTTGGGTAATTATCTAGGAGCGATTAAGCATTGGGTTAAGATGCAAGATGAGTATGAAAACCTTTTTTGTGTGGTTAATTCGCATGCCATTACTCTACCCATAGAGCCTAAGTTTTTAAAAGCACAAAGCTATGAATTAGTTAAATTGCTTCTAGCTTGTGGGATAGATTCTAACAAATCAGGACTATTTATTCAAAGTGAAATTGATGAACACCCCGCATTAGCGTGGCTATTAGATTGTCAAGTGTCTATGGGGGAAATGCAACGCATGACACAATTTAAAGACAAATCTTTGAAAAACCCAAAAAGCGTGAATGTGGGGCTTTTTAATTATCCTATTTTAATGGCGTCAGATATTTTGTTGTATCAAACGGATTTAGTGCCAGTAGGCGAAGACCAAAAACAGCATTTAGAGCTCACACGAAATGTTGCAGAAAAGTTTAATAGGGATTTTGGAGAATGCTTTAAAGTGCCTGAACCTTTAATCGCAAAAGTGGGGGCAAGGGTTATGGGATTAGATGAACCAAGTATTAAGATGAGTAAATCGCATAAGGGAACTAACCATGCGATTTTTCTTTTAGATGAAGCTGATGTGATTTTAAGAAAAATCAAAAAAGCCACTACGGATTCTATTGGCACAATTAAATTTGATGAAAATAGAGAAGGCATTTTTAATCTCTTAAATATCTATATGCTTTTGAGCAATGAGAGTAAAGAAAATATAGAAGAGCGTTTTAGAGATAAGGGCTATGGGGATTTTAAAAAAGAATTAGCTGAAGTGATTATCCAATCGCTTAAGCCCATACAAGAAAAATACAAAGAAATCAGTGATGATGAAGTGAGAATGGTGTTAAATCAAGGCGTAGAAAAAGCTAGACCTTTAGCTAAAGCTACTTATCAAAAAGCTAAAGAGTTAATGGGGTTAATTTAA